The genomic stretch attaaacTTTGACACTGTTAATCAGAGTTAcaacttttgtttgtaaaataatcagcttattcggCTATGTAAGGTAGGTTTGACAGAGCTctaaagtttcaccaaaatcgcaccacTTCTGACGGCAAAGGGGCCAGTTTTAGGTGACCGAGAAAATCTTCctgtaaaatagagaaaaaattgagttggtccaaataaatgtgatatttcttcatgggataggatagttatcttccactgaaaaacTCAGGGCAATCTGTGATAcaccgaaatttgccttatcggttcttacgcggacagcctcttaagAGTTAAAACTGTTTACATATATGCAATGAAGTAAAAGGTTGATGATGGTACTTGAACAAAAAATCTTCGAATTCTTTGCTTGTCCTTTCACGTGAATGAAATTCAGGCAGCGCTGTCTACCAAAATGGTTAACAAtttaaattaacaaaatttACAGCCGTTCACTACTACCGTATTTGAGGCCGTTTTAACtaattgaaaacaaagaaaaggagGAAACATACCGCATGGTCCACAAAAGAATAGTGGCACATAAAAGATTTCCGCAAGTCGATCGCTTTTTTCTCTGTGCCATGATGAAGGCTTCATTGgatttttttcaccagaaaagttagcctgttatttttattgacgGCGTTTAAGCCCTTTCTCGATCGCAAACTGATCATAAAACTGTTAAagtttgataacttgtttccgccactacgacattctcgctaaaacacGTAGTAAACTGACGACCACTACGGTAACCTCGTAAGCATTCTTTGCTCCTGTATTTTGCCGAACATGCTGTTACCCCTTGAAGGACCTTGTGAAGTGGTAGACGCATTTAAATATTTtcgagagaaaaacaaaaacaaaaaaacaaaaacatgcatttCATTATATTGTGTCACAAATGTTCAATTGCAGATGGTGCTAGTTGGGGTCGTTGAATCTACAAACCACTATAAGTGAGTATTGACCTGTATAAACGTATAAAAGTTCCTTGTACTAGTCAATTAATAATGACTCACCCAGTTCATAATGCATTTTTCACCTAATGCCgttcatttttgattctttagCACAAGTAAGCTTAAATACTATATATGTGACTTTATATCATGGACCCTGGATTTGGAAGAAGGAATAGAATCTATGAAGAATACATGATgatttcaaacaaacaaaacttaaaatcCAATCTTGATATGAAAGCTTTCTTCGTCTAAAGCTGAGTAACCGAGGTGCTAGCAGTAAATATTAATCTAAACAGTGTGaaacaataaattaataaataataagcaAAAAAGATACACCCATCTCACtttgttttctctgtttttttgttttgtttgtttttgccacCTTATATCACTGACGTCAATGATCAAAATTTGGTGGCCGTTTGCTTGACGTGAAAAATTAACCAGTCTTGTtgtgaaaaacattttgcaaaagtaaataaatttttgctAGTTCCTTGACAGGTTCGTGACCTGGCGATCAACACTTCTCAGAGGTTAATACTGGAACAGAACAGGACTTTACAATAAAGGGGTCAATTAACTGTCAGCGATTTTTTTGCATGGTGTTGGGGACTAACAGAAAAGAAGATTTAGTTGTAATCAAGTTGGTGAACATTAAACAGATTGATCAAAAAGCTAGTGATGCAACAGATAGTGCTTCCTTCAGATCGAAGAGATTTGCGATAGGAATTGGTTTAACTTAAACTTGGAGAAAGCGCTCGAAGCTTGATTTACGAGTCTGTTTAAATAAACGTTCGCCAGCTGGATCGAGCAACTATTATCACATTTTAGAATAAATGAAAATACGAACTAAAATAAAAGACTTATAGAAGTGACCACCAGCCTGCTGTTGTCTTTACTGGAACGAAACAATCTAAAGAATAAACAATGACTTATCACAGGTAACTGGAAACCCAAGGGGAAACGATTCTCACCGTGatataaaactttaaaaaatgaaaacattgaaAAGATGTTAAATGCTCTCAGCTATGtgaggaacaaaaaaaaaccctgcaaAATAGTCATGAGGCAAGTCTGTAAGAGAGTTAAGAGAAGACACTATAAACAACTCGAAGTGTAGCCTGTTTTCGGAACAGGGtcataatagggccatttatacgaggaaaaataagacgcgtcttaaataagacacaaactttccgtataaacggcacatttcgtctaaaataagacgcggcttagctaagacgcgtcttattttagaacagcccttaacacctgtcttagataagacgcctcttagctaagacgagaaaaacttcgtatagaTGACattcgcgtcttaaataagacgcgaacgcatagtacgcatgcgttaatttttggcgcgccactttggattgccgttgctacgggcaacatttaaatgaaaacgagtcaagaacagaaataagacgcgaaccatttacacgagctgttctcgtcttagataagacatgctcgtataaatggtacagttcgtgtcttatttaagacgcgtcttatttttcctcttataaatggccctaatgtggCTGTGTCACCATAGAAACCCACAAATCCCGTAAAGAGGGGTAATCAAAAGAGTTTTATACGCCGAGCCTTCGCAAGGTCCattacatagaggatattacacggtggcgcgaagatatgaattttattttcgagtggcaaaacaaaattttactcactcgctgcgctcgttcgtaaaatattgtttttgccacgagaaaataaaattcatatcttcaagccgccgtgtaatgtttctttttgttatatagacaaaaagacatcgataaaataatagatttttattcgccaaaaagtaattgtgactgctcaaatttacagtacagcaatataagacattgtttacaataatcttgagaaataacactgagctgaataaAGCTCTACAATTACAAAACATaagaaaagctttgaaaaatgtgtaattaaaattcaaaggacgcaagacgcctacaaattttggagggaagttaccgaaattacgtcatcgataaactcacgtgtgagattatggaaaataaaccactcgggtcccggatgtagtttttatgaattttacgagtggtatattttccagtaaaacactcgtgtctatataataaatatttttaatataaaggTTTAGCCAGGGCTGAAAGCAAAGCTCTCGTTATAATATGCATTTCGTTTCTTcaattaaaaagctaaaattctGTAATGCTAAATGGCGAAGGTAACGagaagggcaaaaaaaaaaccaaacaacaacaacaacaaaacaaagtaaaacaaaacgataggtctaaagcaaaacaaaaagaaaactttttccgCTTGCAGCAGACGTTTTTTGCAGTTCTTTTCCACTACTAGTTACCCGTTTTACACAAGAAATGTCACACGAGTAGTCTACTATGTTGAAAATTAAGCCCCGTTGGTGCCTAGTCAGTGCCTAGCAAGTGCCTAGTCATTGCCTaatcctgcatactaattatgtgcctagtcagtgtctagcTAGCTAGGTAAATATGCGTTTCTCCATACTAAtaagagggtgtgaatggggttaaccgacaaGCGACAAACGGCAAAAAAAcattactgactaccgacaaaacgcgaaaaaaattaccgactaccgacaggaaaattATTAACCGATTACTGACATGGACCGacattatatatattttttctcagaaagaagagtatattgtattttttctacCTTTCTAGAAAGTAACCAAAGATACCACGTCACAAGTCTTTTTACAAATACCACAAAACGAGGATATTGAAATCGGTTTGCAGAGCGTATGCCAAAAATTTCTACAAGCCGCCTAGTCCTACACATTAAATGCGAGAAATgattagattaatcctcaaagaaaattctttccagtccAGTGGAAAGCTCTACCTTCAAACCCACTGTACCgcgatgggcacaaagacagacagcagtttcctctgccaacattttcatgtcatatattgaaacacaaagtctaAGCTAAACCGTCGTTACACCAGACATCGTAACTTTCTTCGAAGAAGCAAATTCAGTACATGATCCTACTATTAAATTCACCACCGAAATTCACTGAGACAATGTTTTTAGACAgagttgtatacaaaggcacaagattaaaCGAAAAATTTATACCTTCCAGCACACATTTTGCGGCTTGTCAGGCCCACCGATTTGTCAAAAGAGTTTAAGGAAAGTGTTTCACAATTCAAAAGAACGCTTCATGGTTGATGATGAACAGAGGCTACCAACACAATTTGAAAGACAAATTGcaatcagaaataaatgaaactcaCAGAAACTGAAGTCCACActcctgaaacaaaaccgaccaaggaaagaaaagaaatgttgcctttcgtgacacaataccagcccttagtgtctactgtaaaagaagctttaatggaaaagtggaatctcatacaaaaccaaccgctactttgctaatttttaaagaaccaccccTTATTTCCTACAGGAAAGGAAAACCATGGCAAAGaacatgcttgttagagcccAAATATTAAAGGTCAACACAcggtttcacgccggtatagatgtgcaacctgtcaccccttgcagtttttaACCAAAAATATATACGTATCCAAAAGGTTAGAGTGGGCGTTTCCCTCTGTTTCCGATTAACCTCTCTTCATTACTTTTAATAGTGTCCTGTAATcaacagggaaaccaagttcgcatttgTAATAAAAGCTTTGGTGAAATACACTATCATGTTGCATAATGAAGTTTAAGTTgaatcaaatgatgcatttttacaatttttacaagttttatagggatcaaagtcttgaaactgagTGAAACGCATAACAAATattaatcattattatcaatatacgCGGCCAAATAGAAAATCGGCCTCTTCAAACACACGCTCAGCGGGCCGCAAAAGACTGACAGCGGGCTGCTAATGCATTATCAGCCCTacagctgattggttcttgCTTCATCATCCGATGGATTTTAACCAATTAGAGTAAGCCTAGTGTTGACGCGGGAAAACCATTCATTTGCGAAACTCCGGTTTTGAACTGCAGTTTTTTCAGTCGTCGAATCGTCTTCGAGCGAAAACTGAAGTAATGGAAGAAATTAGCAGTCAAAACTCAGATTTGGGGCTAGAAGATTTGGACAAATTAGAAGCAAAAGGTCAGGCGGAAAATACAAAGAGAGCCACTTCGTGGGGGATCAAAAAATTCGAGAAATGGTGCGACAAACGAAAGCTGAAAGTTGACTTCAATTGTGTAACACCGGTTGAGCTAAATGAATTACTGCGGAAATTCTACCCTGAAGTTAAatcggaaaaaggccaaccgCTAACACCAAGTACTCTAACTGGTACTCGAGCTGCGATCCACCGACAATTGACTTCAGCTCCGATAAGCAGGAGTATGAACATTATGCAAGACAGCGAATTTCTTTCagcgaacaaaatgtttgaagccAAGTGCAAGCTGTATACAAAAGAGATGAATCCTAAACCCACGCACAAATCTTCGATAGCAGCTGGAGATATGCTGAAGCTTCGTGGTTACTTTTCTGAAGGTCTTGACTCAAATAATTCTTGGGCAGATCCCGAGCGACTTCTACAGTTTGTgtggttttcactttgttttcattttggtcgcCGCGGAAGAGAAGGCTGGCGAGAGCTCTCTAAGCAATCattcggaataaaaacagacgACTCTGGAGCCCGATATGTGACAGAAATACAGACAACAAACAAAGAACTATCAAGGAGGGTCGAAGCAAAAGGACCAAGCTTATTCTGATGTACGTATGTACGAGGACTCGACGCCGCTTGATCCGGTGGGTTCATTCGAATTCTACATTAGTCGTCTTCATCCAAGCTGCCAGGTTCTCTTTCAGACCCCTAACCACCACTTCAAGAAAGCTGAATCAAGATGGTTTCGAAATGAACCGCTTGGCAAAAAACACTATTGCTAAGCTaatgaaaaacatttcttcaaaagCTGAGTTGTCAGAGAGATACACGAATCACTGCATTCGGGCCTCAACGATAACAGCTTTATATCAACGTGGAGTCGATGCTAAACAGATTTGTGCGATAACGAAGTACAAAAATGAGAGGAGCTTGAGTCACTATATTTCTCAAACTACAAGTGAACAAAAACGGCAATGCTCCAGGCTTTTGCAAGAAGCGTTTTATGGACATCCGCCCACACAAACCTCTCAAGACTCACGTTCGTCAACACGTTCCGAAGGCGAAAATACCGGCAAAGGTATTGTTCACCGACGCTGAAAGTCTCAGTGTAAGAGATTTTATTGCTAACTATAAAGAGGAATGTTTTGTgtgcttaataaaaaaatgatcctgttgaaaaaaaataaatatagaaaatcATCTTTTAGTAGGGCTGTCTGCCATTTATCAGAGTTGCATTTAAAATATGAGAAGATCACTGTTATTAACAAATTTCCATGaaagtgtaagtctcttcaaccactgttccatttttaaggaataaaaatttcagtgttaaattttgaaaagaagaaaaattcgaTGTGGCAAGATTGAGAACCGATCCAGGGGCGTAGAATCCATAATTCGTAGCCTAACCAATCAACCACGGAGTAGTAACTCGCTGCTAGGTGGAGTTTGATTTTATTCATATAACAACAACCGTAACCCTAATTAGA from Porites lutea chromosome 1, jaPorLute2.1, whole genome shotgun sequence encodes the following:
- the LOC140929929 gene encoding uncharacterized protein, which encodes MEEISSQNSDLGLEDLDKLEAKGQAENTKRATSWGIKKFEKWCDKRKLKVDFNCVTPVELNELLRKFYPEVKSEKGQPLTPSTLTGTRAAIHRQLTSAPISRSMNIMQDSEFLSANKMFEAKCKLYTKEMNPKPTHKSSIAAGDMLKLRGYFSEGLDSNNSWADPERLLQFVWFSLCFHFGRRGREGWRELSKQSFGIKTDDSGARYVTEIQTTNKELSRRVEAKGPSLF